A stretch of Sulfitobacter sp. THAF37 DNA encodes these proteins:
- a CDS encoding CinA family protein: MSIAAQIIEISEEKGVMIACAESCTGGLVAAALTELPGSSVMFDRGFVTYSNAAKTALLGVKPGTLRMHGAVSEEVAREMAAGALAGSDAGLAVSITGIAGPGGSGEKPEGRVCFGLASGHEVRSVTQEFGALGRSRVRAAARDHALTLLLEGLHTLP; encoded by the coding sequence ATGAGCATTGCGGCTCAAATCATCGAAATCTCTGAGGAAAAAGGCGTCATGATCGCCTGCGCCGAAAGCTGTACCGGCGGGCTGGTCGCTGCTGCGCTGACCGAATTGCCGGGATCGTCGGTGATGTTCGACCGCGGGTTCGTGACCTATTCCAATGCGGCCAAGACTGCACTTCTTGGGGTGAAACCCGGCACGCTGCGGATGCACGGCGCGGTGTCCGAAGAGGTCGCGCGGGAAATGGCGGCGGGCGCGCTGGCCGGGTCCGACGCGGGGCTGGCCGTGTCGATCACCGGTATCGCCGGTCCCGGCGGGTCCGGGGAAAAGCCCGAGGGCCGGGTCTGTTTCGGCCTCGCGTCGGGCCATGAGGTCCGGAGCGTCACGCAGGAGTTCGGCGCGCTGGGGCGCAGCCGTGTCCGCGCCGCGGCCCGTGATCATGCGCTGACGCTGCTGCTGGAGGGCCTTCACACTTTGCCCTGA
- a CDS encoding phosphatidylglycerophosphatase A, producing MRAAALIGTVLGVGHIRPASGTWGSLVALPWGWLLHVLGGLPLLVLGIVAAFFGGWWATARMTAGSDDHDPSHIVIDEVAGQWIALLPLSYAAWTRGMDVTAMWPGWIAAFVLFRLFDIWKPWLVGWADARGDALGVMLDDVIAGIFAAVGVMALAGLYHGVMT from the coding sequence ATGAGAGCCGCCGCGCTGATTGGCACGGTCCTTGGGGTCGGTCATATCCGGCCCGCGTCGGGCACCTGGGGATCGCTGGTGGCGCTGCCCTGGGGCTGGCTGCTGCATGTGCTGGGGGGGCTGCCGCTGCTGGTGCTGGGCATCGTCGCCGCGTTCTTCGGCGGCTGGTGGGCCACGGCGCGGATGACCGCGGGCAGTGACGATCACGATCCGTCCCACATCGTCATCGACGAGGTCGCGGGCCAGTGGATCGCGCTGTTGCCCCTGTCCTATGCGGCCTGGACGCGGGGTATGGATGTGACGGCGATGTGGCCGGGCTGGATCGCGGCCTTTGTCCTGTTTCGCCTCTTCGACATCTGGAAACCCTGGCTGGTGGGATGGGCCGACGCCCGCGGCGATGCGCTCGGCGTGATGCTGGACGACGTGATCGCGGGCATCTTCGCGGCGGTGGGGGTGATGGCGCTGGCGGGGCTTTATCACGGGGTGATGACATGA